A single window of Modestobacter italicus DNA harbors:
- the glgC gene encoding glucose-1-phosphate adenylyltransferase: protein MRGGPRVLGIVLAGGEGKRLAPLSQDRAKPAVPFGGNYRLIDFVLSNLVNADIRRIAVLTQYKSHSLDRHITTVWRMSTLLGSYITPVPAQQRLGPRWYTGSADAIYQSLNLIYDDRPEIVVVFGADHVYRMDPAQMIEQHLATGAGVTVAGLRVPRKEATAFGVIDSDASGKVLQFLEKPEDPPGLPDNPDETFASMGNYVFTTDALLEALRVDAADDNSVHDMGGSIMPMMAGAGDAYVYDFSNNQVPGETERDHGYWRDVGTLDAYYDAHMDLVSVSPIFNLYNDRWPIYTLPPMLPPAKFVLGGRAEESMVSAGVIIDGGSVHGSVVSPNVRLERGSRVEGSVLMDGVHIGEGAIVRRAILDKNVVVPPGAHIGVDLERDRERYQVSAGGVTVLGKGARAI from the coding sequence ATGCGTGGCGGCCCCCGAGTTCTCGGCATCGTGTTGGCAGGTGGAGAGGGGAAGCGGCTCGCCCCCCTCAGCCAGGACCGGGCGAAGCCCGCCGTCCCGTTCGGGGGCAACTACCGGCTCATCGACTTCGTGCTCTCCAACCTGGTCAACGCCGACATCCGCCGGATCGCGGTGCTGACCCAGTACAAGAGCCACTCGCTGGACCGGCACATCACCACGGTGTGGCGGATGTCGACCCTGCTGGGCAGCTACATCACCCCGGTGCCGGCGCAGCAGCGCCTCGGCCCGCGCTGGTACACCGGCAGCGCCGACGCGATCTACCAGAGCCTGAACCTGATCTACGACGACCGGCCCGAGATCGTCGTCGTCTTCGGTGCCGACCACGTGTACCGGATGGACCCGGCGCAGATGATCGAGCAGCACCTGGCCACCGGGGCCGGGGTCACCGTCGCCGGCCTGCGGGTGCCCCGCAAGGAGGCGACGGCCTTCGGCGTCATCGACTCCGACGCCAGCGGCAAGGTCCTGCAGTTCCTGGAGAAGCCCGAGGACCCGCCGGGTCTGCCGGACAACCCCGACGAGACGTTCGCCTCGATGGGCAACTACGTCTTCACCACCGACGCGCTGCTCGAGGCGCTGCGGGTCGACGCCGCCGACGACAACTCCGTGCACGACATGGGCGGCTCGATCATGCCGATGATGGCCGGGGCCGGCGACGCCTACGTCTACGACTTCAGCAACAACCAGGTGCCCGGCGAGACCGAGCGCGACCACGGCTACTGGCGCGACGTCGGGACCCTGGACGCCTACTACGACGCGCACATGGACCTGGTCTCGGTCAGCCCGATCTTCAACCTCTACAACGACCGCTGGCCCATCTACACCCTGCCGCCCATGCTGCCGCCGGCGAAGTTCGTGCTCGGCGGCCGGGCCGAGGAGTCGATGGTCAGCGCCGGGGTGATCATCGACGGCGGCTCGGTGCACGGCTCGGTGGTCTCGCCGAACGTGCGCCTGGAGCGCGGCTCCCGGGTCGAGGGCAGCGTCCTGATGGACGGCGTCCACATCGGTGAGGGCGCCATCGTGCGCCGGGCGATCCTGGACAAGAACGTCGTCGTCCCGCCGGGTGCGCACATCGGCGTCGACCTGGAGCGCGACCGGGAGCGGTACCAGGTCAGCGCCGGCGGTGTGACGGTCCTCGGCAAGGGCGCCCGCGCCATCTGA
- a CDS encoding 2'-5' RNA ligase family protein, which produces MAGSTSPLIVTLLLDQAAQERFDRLRAAHFPERPLPGARPERARGGGEGVFRLAAHVTLFHALPGELLAEVRDALRTAADRPPFPVAVTGVRFLGRGVALDLAAPELTELRASVAAVFADRLTPQDRQWSRPHVTVQNKVEPAVARALHADLSAAFVAEEVTARGLGLWHYRGGPWDPDAEFPFR; this is translated from the coding sequence ATGGCGGGCAGCACCTCGCCCCTCATCGTCACGCTGCTGCTGGACCAGGCCGCGCAGGAGCGGTTCGACCGGTTGCGGGCGGCGCACTTCCCCGAGCGGCCCCTTCCAGGGGCCCGCCCCGAGCGTGCGAGGGGTGGGGGTGAAGGGGTGTTTCGACTCGCCGCGCACGTGACGCTGTTCCACGCGCTGCCCGGCGAGCTGCTGGCCGAGGTCCGGGACGCCCTGCGGACGGCGGCCGACCGGCCCCCGTTCCCGGTGGCCGTCACCGGCGTGCGCTTCCTCGGCCGCGGGGTGGCGCTGGACCTGGCCGCCCCGGAGCTGACGGAGCTGCGCGCGTCGGTGGCCGCGGTGTTCGCCGACCGGCTGACCCCGCAGGACCGGCAGTGGTCGCGGCCGCACGTCACCGTGCAGAACAAGGTCGAGCCGGCCGTCGCCCGCGCCCTGCACGCCGACCTGTCCGCGGCCTTCGTCGCGGAGGAGGTCACCGCCCGCGGGCTCGGCCTCTGGCACTACCGGGGTGGCCCCTGGGACCCCGACGCGGAGTTCCCCTTCCGCTGA